The segment CGGCGACGGAGATGGCGGCGGGGAACGAGAGCTTCAACGTCGCCGCTGAGTCGACCCGGACTGCGGCCGACGCGGCGACGACGGCCGCGAGCGGCGGCGCCGGCGGCGGCGACCTGCTCGCTGGCGGCCTCCCGCCGGGCGCGATGTTCTTCCTCGGCGGGTTCGTCGTCCTCGTCGCGCTCATCGCCTACCAGTACTCCGCGTCCCCGTACCGTTGAGCGCGGTCCCGCATCACTGCGGGCACCCCGCACCGTCGACCGCGGAGTCACCTGGAGGGTGTCGGGCAGGGTGCGTCGGACGCGATCCCTGCAACAAGTATACACCATTCGGCCACGTACTGTCGACGAGTTCGTGCAGCATGCACGAGTTCACTGTCACGATACACTCACGCGCCACCCATCGCGGTGGCCTCACGCGGCGCCCACGTCGGGCATCATCACGCGGTTACGACGCGGTAGCCCCCTCGCGGGGGAACGCCAGACCGACCGCTCCATCGCGGGGCATCAGCAGACCGACCGCTCCATCGCGGGGCATCGGGAGCGAGGCCGCCTCGCGTCGGGGCGGTAGCAGCGGGGCCCTTCAGGCCAGCGGAGACACGTCGGCCCCCGCCGGGGCCAGTTCACCATGGAAGACACAGCAAAGTACCTGATTCACGCGACGTTCACAGCGGATGGGGTCGTCGAGCGGAGCGACGTCGTCGGCGCGATCTTCGGACAGACCGAGGGGTTGCTCGGCGAGGAGCTCGACCTCAGGGAGTTACAGCAGTCCTCGAAGGTCGGTCGCATCGACGTCGAGGCCGACGTCACGCGCGGCCAGACGGAGGGGACGATAACGATCGCGAGCGGTCTGGACAGGGTCGCGACCGCGACGCTCGCGGCGAGCCTGGAGACGCTCACGCGGATCGGGCCGTGCCAGGCGCGCTGCGAGGTGGCGGACATCGAGGACGTTCGGGCGGCCAAGCGCCGTCGCGTCGTCGAGCGCGCGAAGGAGCTCCTGAACTCGGCGTTCGACGATTCGGTGATGTCGAGCGACGAGATCCTCCGGGAAGTCCGCGAGCACGTGCGCGTCGAGGACGTCACGGAGTACGACGGCCTCCCGGCGGGTCCGCGGGTCGCGGACAGCGACGCGATCATCGTCGTCGAGGGTCGCTCTGACGTCCTCCAGCTGTTGAAGTACGGCATCAAGAACGCGGTGGCGGTCGAGGGAACGAACGTCCCGGACGTGATCGCGGAGTTGACCGCGGAGCGGACGGTGACGGCGTTCCTCGACGGCGACCGCGGCGGGGACCTCATCCTCCGGGAGCTCGCGGACGTCGGGGACGTGGACTACGTCGCGCTCGCGCCCGCGGACAAGTCGGTCGAGGACCTCTCGCATCACGACGTGTTCGACGCGCTCCGCGAGAAGGTGCCCTACGAGACGGTGGCGGGCGCGAACGACCCGCGCGAGGCGGTCGCGGCGACGGACGGGAGCGCGACGCCGGCACCGGCGGACGGCGACGGGTCGGGGTCGCCGACGGACGCCTCGGGTGCGGAGACAGCGGCGACGCCGGACGACGGGACGCGGAACCCCGACGGCCCGAGTACGACGCCGGACGCGACGGACGGTGCCTCGTCGGCGATGACTGACGACGCCGAGGCGGCGTCGGACGCAGCGCCAGCCTCAGACGTCGAGGCTGCGTCCGACGGTGAGTCGGCGTCGGTCGAGGAGCCGTCGGCGCCGGAGGCGTCGCAGAGCGCGCCGACGTCGCTCCGCGAGCACGTCGCGGCGGTCGTCGACGAGGGCACCGGCGAGGTCCGGTTGCTCGACGACGAGTACGAGACGCTCGGGAGCGCGAGCGCCGCGGACGCGTTCGAGTTGCTACGGGACGCCGCCGTCGACCCGCACGCCGTCGTCCTCGACGGCGAACTCACGCAGAAGGTACTGGACGTCGCGTCCCAGCGCGGCGTCGACCACGTCGTCGCCGACTCCTTCGGAGACTTCGTGAAGCGCCCGACGAGCGTCCGGATCCGGACCGCCGCCGACCTCACGGTCTGAACCATCGACCGGTGCGGACGTCTCGAGCGGGATTGGACCGACGGTCACGTCGGTGGGTCGTGGATGGGAACGAACGTCGCGTGGCCGTCTTGTTCGACCGTGATGCGGTAGCCTTCGTACGTGAACGTCACCTGTACCTGTGCGTCGGGCGCGGGCGGGTCCTCGAAGAGGTCGGCGATGACGTCCCCGAACGTCTCCCACGTGCTCGAGAGGTCGTCGACGTCCTCGTCGGCGATGTCCGCGACGTGCTCGGCGACCTGGATCGCTGGTTCGGGGCCGTCGAGGTCCAGACGTCTGTGGAGTACCTGCTCGGTGGGTCCGGATAGCATGGGTACGGG is part of the Halorubellus sp. JP-L1 genome and harbors:
- the dnaG gene encoding DNA primase DnaG; protein product: MEDTAKYLIHATFTADGVVERSDVVGAIFGQTEGLLGEELDLRELQQSSKVGRIDVEADVTRGQTEGTITIASGLDRVATATLAASLETLTRIGPCQARCEVADIEDVRAAKRRRVVERAKELLNSAFDDSVMSSDEILREVREHVRVEDVTEYDGLPAGPRVADSDAIIVVEGRSDVLQLLKYGIKNAVAVEGTNVPDVIAELTAERTVTAFLDGDRGGDLILRELADVGDVDYVALAPADKSVEDLSHHDVFDALREKVPYETVAGANDPREAVAATDGSATPAPADGDGSGSPTDASGAETAATPDDGTRNPDGPSTTPDATDGASSAMTDDAEAASDAAPASDVEAASDGESASVEEPSAPEASQSAPTSLREHVAAVVDEGTGEVRLLDDEYETLGSASAADAFELLRDAAVDPHAVVLDGELTQKVLDVASQRGVDHVVADSFGDFVKRPTSVRIRTAADLTV
- a CDS encoding HalOD1 output domain-containing protein codes for the protein MLSGPTEQVLHRRLDLDGPEPAIQVAEHVADIADEDVDDLSSTWETFGDVIADLFEDPPAPDAQVQVTFTYEGYRITVEQDGHATFVPIHDPPT